One stretch of Rosistilla oblonga DNA includes these proteins:
- a CDS encoding GNAT family N-acetyltransferase, whose translation MTDHEIVVRPIETADELDAVKEIYRTQKALLGFFPDEAFQQRADAKQILIAWSDSDAAGYVLFATNQRYEVRITHLCVKPDYGNRKIAKQLIAALVEAYPNRSRIRLNCRVDYEAAGRYRRMGFSELRRFPGKKQGGSELIAFALAINETPLFDALDEPSETATVVCDTMVCIDIEDQDRPHHKASSGLRADWLVDEINLKVTPGIFADLGRQAEPLRSDMISAVKTGWDQVAADHLEVERQLREVRQIMGEPKDDSSASDQRHIAIAAAIEAAAFVTRDEEVLSFREQIQSSLGLRLLPPAEFITEYDAVLNSHRYQYRELSRSGIERRRVASIDEFDLKCFIDSAGGESLKVFRAELIAMLAAPREWEIYRVCSRSDECIALFAIRILDGGARDIQRLRLSRRLVGTRFGRILAEYFADQPLGAWRSGQRRTVTISDRFATPLVLGACSRRGWCQADGALWRLSLPGQWSQDSLSAELSAMSDSGIVPVEFAEQISRSVDIDHNRLGNEVETQQLERLIHPGKVTFGQLPTWVIPIQPRWAQELFDFRLWDLPLFDPETSLVINPDSAYYKSPRQGPSTPFGRILWYVSGDKRKGGGRVRACSTLTKRVQGTVKNLFREFQRFGVYEWRHLMENFKDADAQGLAIEFTSTELFETPITFEVVNDVLESHGMKRQQFISAVLIPDSAFQEIYSRSTQREH comes from the coding sequence TTGACGGATCACGAAATTGTTGTTCGTCCAATTGAAACGGCTGACGAACTTGATGCGGTGAAGGAAATTTACCGCACGCAAAAGGCACTCTTGGGTTTCTTTCCTGATGAAGCGTTTCAACAGCGTGCCGATGCCAAACAGATTTTGATCGCGTGGTCCGATAGCGACGCAGCTGGCTACGTGTTGTTCGCGACCAATCAGCGGTATGAGGTTCGGATCACTCATCTATGCGTGAAGCCTGATTATGGAAATCGGAAAATTGCAAAGCAGTTAATCGCGGCGTTAGTGGAGGCATACCCGAACCGTTCTCGCATCCGCCTCAATTGCAGAGTCGATTACGAAGCCGCCGGCAGATACCGTCGGATGGGTTTTTCGGAGCTGCGTCGTTTTCCAGGTAAAAAGCAAGGTGGCAGCGAGCTCATTGCTTTTGCGCTGGCAATAAATGAAACTCCTCTGTTCGACGCACTAGACGAGCCAAGCGAAACAGCAACCGTTGTGTGTGACACGATGGTTTGTATCGACATTGAGGATCAAGACCGACCGCACCACAAAGCAAGCAGCGGGCTACGAGCTGATTGGCTGGTTGATGAAATCAATTTGAAAGTTACGCCTGGAATTTTTGCTGATCTCGGTCGTCAGGCGGAGCCGCTACGGAGCGACATGATTTCGGCCGTGAAGACCGGTTGGGACCAGGTGGCAGCGGATCATCTGGAGGTAGAGCGACAGTTGAGGGAGGTCCGCCAGATCATGGGCGAGCCAAAGGATGATTCAAGTGCTTCGGATCAAAGGCATATCGCCATTGCCGCAGCCATTGAGGCCGCAGCATTCGTCACTCGTGATGAGGAAGTCCTGAGCTTCCGCGAACAAATCCAAAGCTCGCTTGGTTTACGCTTGCTTCCGCCTGCCGAGTTTATAACCGAATACGATGCGGTGCTGAACTCGCATCGCTATCAATACCGTGAACTGTCTCGATCCGGAATCGAACGACGCCGAGTAGCTTCGATAGACGAGTTTGATCTGAAGTGTTTTATCGACTCAGCAGGTGGCGAGAGTCTGAAAGTGTTCCGTGCTGAACTAATCGCGATGCTCGCCGCTCCACGTGAGTGGGAGATTTATCGTGTTTGTTCGCGAAGCGATGAGTGTATTGCGTTGTTCGCCATTCGAATTTTGGACGGCGGCGCCCGTGATATCCAACGACTTCGCTTGAGTCGGCGTCTAGTTGGCACTCGTTTCGGTCGCATCCTTGCGGAGTACTTTGCCGATCAACCGCTCGGGGCATGGCGAAGCGGACAGCGCAGAACAGTAACGATTTCGGATCGTTTTGCGACGCCGCTTGTTTTGGGTGCATGTTCGCGGCGGGGCTGGTGTCAAGCCGATGGAGCGCTGTGGAGGCTTTCGTTGCCAGGACAGTGGAGCCAAGACAGTCTGAGTGCTGAACTTTCGGCGATGAGTGATTCGGGAATTGTTCCGGTGGAGTTTGCAGAACAGATTTCAAGATCGGTTGATATCGATCACAATCGCTTAGGCAACGAAGTTGAAACGCAGCAACTTGAGCGTTTGATTCATCCAGGCAAGGTCACTTTCGGTCAACTACCAACATGGGTAATACCGATACAACCCCGTTGGGCACAGGAGCTTTTCGACTTCCGGCTCTGGGATTTGCCTCTTTTTGATCCAGAAACATCATTGGTAATCAACCCGGACTCGGCCTATTACAAGAGCCCCCGGCAGGGGCCTAGCACCCCATTTGGACGGATTTTGTGGTACGTCAGCGGTGACAAGCGAAAAGGTGGTGGTCGGGTTAGGGCATGCTCGACTTTGACCAAACGTGTCCAAGGTACAGTCAAGAATCTGTTTCGTGAGTTTCAACGGTTCGGTGTCTACGAATGGCGTCATCTGATGGAAAACTTCAAAGACGCCGACGCCCAAGGCTTGGCAATTGAATTCACAAGTACGGAGTTGTTCGAGACCCCGATCACTTTCGAGGTCGTAAACGACGTTTTAGAGTCTCACGGTATGAAGCGACAACAGTTCATTTCCGCCGTTCTGATCCCCGATTCTGCTTTTCAAGAAATCTATTCGCGATCCACACAACGTGAGCATTGA
- a CDS encoding sulfatase: MQLLKFVVRDSLALWVLVSICVGFGGFARAADDARLPNVVVFLVDDLGYMDIGANNPDCFYETPNIDALSNTAMRFSDGYAANPVCSPTRYSMMTGKYPSRVDATNFFSGKRSGTFEPAPLNDNMPLEEVTVAEALKTKGYATFFAGKWHLGESEKYYPQNQGFDVNVGGHSKGGPYTGKKYFAPFKNPQMAVESPDGDHLPDRLARDTARFIDAHKAGPFFAYLSFYSVHTPLIGRPDLVAKYKAKGAKVNGQEFGDEEQVFGDQPRKVRILQKHAVYAAMVEAMDEAVGKVLAQIEASGVADNTIVIFTSDNGGLSTSEGSPTSNLPLRGGKGWVYEGGIREPWIVRYPGVTEPGSVSDQPICSIDLFPTVAAAAGVEYQHAVDGVDLMPALRGGSLDRQSLYWHYPHYSNQGGIPAGAIREGNFKLIERYEDGRVHLYDLKSDIGERNDLAAEDPDRVDQMRRRLHAWYKTVDAKFLQQKKNGPKPWAP, translated from the coding sequence ATGCAGCTTTTGAAATTTGTCGTTCGCGATTCGCTCGCGCTGTGGGTTCTTGTCTCGATATGCGTCGGCTTTGGTGGGTTCGCTCGCGCTGCCGACGACGCTCGACTTCCCAATGTCGTCGTCTTTCTTGTCGATGACTTGGGCTACATGGATATCGGAGCGAACAACCCGGACTGTTTTTATGAGACGCCGAACATCGACGCTCTGTCGAATACCGCGATGCGTTTCTCCGATGGGTACGCGGCCAATCCGGTCTGCTCACCCACGCGATACAGCATGATGACGGGCAAATACCCGTCGCGCGTCGATGCCACCAATTTTTTCTCCGGCAAGCGAAGTGGCACCTTTGAACCGGCTCCGTTAAACGACAACATGCCGTTGGAAGAAGTGACGGTCGCCGAGGCGCTGAAGACCAAGGGCTATGCAACTTTCTTTGCCGGGAAGTGGCATCTGGGAGAATCCGAAAAATATTACCCTCAGAACCAAGGCTTCGACGTCAATGTTGGAGGCCACAGCAAAGGGGGGCCTTATACGGGTAAGAAATATTTTGCACCGTTCAAGAATCCGCAGATGGCGGTCGAGAGTCCGGATGGGGACCATCTGCCCGATCGCTTGGCTCGCGACACCGCGCGATTCATCGATGCTCACAAAGCGGGACCCTTTTTCGCTTACTTGTCGTTCTATTCGGTTCACACGCCGCTGATAGGGCGTCCCGATCTTGTCGCCAAATACAAGGCGAAGGGGGCGAAGGTCAACGGGCAGGAGTTTGGTGACGAAGAGCAGGTCTTTGGCGATCAGCCGCGGAAGGTTCGGATCTTGCAGAAGCATGCGGTCTATGCCGCGATGGTCGAGGCGATGGACGAAGCGGTTGGCAAGGTGCTGGCGCAGATCGAAGCGTCGGGCGTGGCCGACAATACGATCGTGATCTTCACGTCGGACAACGGTGGCCTGTCGACTAGCGAAGGTTCGCCGACCAGCAACCTGCCGCTGCGTGGCGGGAAGGGCTGGGTGTACGAGGGAGGGATTCGAGAGCCGTGGATCGTTCGCTATCCCGGAGTGACGGAGCCCGGTTCGGTCAGCGACCAGCCGATCTGTTCGATCGATCTGTTTCCCACGGTCGCAGCTGCCGCAGGAGTCGAGTACCAACACGCGGTCGATGGAGTCGATCTGATGCCGGCGCTGCGAGGCGGTTCGCTCGATCGCCAATCGCTCTACTGGCACTATCCTCACTACAGCAATCAAGGGGGCATTCCGGCGGGCGCGATTCGCGAAGGGAATTTCAAATTGATCGAACGCTACGAAGATGGCCGCGTTCATCTGTATGATCTCAAGTCGGACATTGGCGAGCGGAATGATCTGGCCGCCGAAGATCCCGACCGCGTCGATCAAATGCGCCGTCGGTTGCACGCGTGGTACAAAACGGTCGACGCGAAATTCCTCCAGCAAAAAAAGAATGGCCCCAAACCATGGGCTCCGTAA
- a CDS encoding BPSS1187 family protein has product MFRARMFFWLFALTTIGIGESVGADPKTDDSPKHVRILTIGNSFTNNATRYLDEITEAAGHKLTHKSLTIGGSPLELHAAKAIAFEKDRSDRSAFYSKGESLQQALQSEDWDFVTIQQLSVRSHDVETYRPYAAQLADIIHRYAPQAKLLVHQTWAYRSDDPRFRRSRKSNGGPTTQQAMYEGLSDAYRTIAAELSASRIPVGDAFWIADNDPKFGYRAAEDFDAGKLEYPELPAQTHSLHTGYRWNNRDGKRTLGMDGHHANLAGEYLGACVWFEGLFAESAVGNGYVPEKLDREYAAFLQTVAHKAAQQGGDVVRGIPAEPKMVKDPSPQRYQFRVRASEIDSRTGEYPAIGFVSGTDEKPADLEFASVDTRVAPKGKLAIWLMGHNGGLFERWNEYGIHAIGVSYARGWFGKLAQPQPSDAYARGRIRLEAATGLDFSDELDLLPPDGAAERARQLLLWLSKENPQGNWQQFLADGGSRLRWDKIIMTGASHGSTTAARFAKHQRVDRVVMLCGPRDQDQDWQSLPSATPANRFFGFTHVLDGGWTGDHYCRSWEMLGMNAFGPIVDVDSTTPPYENSRSLITAADVGGDAGRAHGSVTPGRSSPKNEVGKLKFDPVWRYLYTHPVDEVGVATEEDPGCKRVHVKYD; this is encoded by the coding sequence ATGTTTCGAGCACGCATGTTCTTTTGGCTCTTCGCCCTCACCACGATCGGGATCGGCGAGTCGGTGGGTGCGGATCCGAAGACTGACGATTCGCCCAAGCACGTTCGCATCCTCACGATCGGCAACAGTTTTACTAATAACGCAACGCGTTATCTGGATGAGATCACCGAGGCGGCTGGCCACAAGCTGACTCACAAATCGCTGACGATCGGCGGGTCGCCTCTGGAGCTGCACGCGGCGAAAGCGATTGCGTTTGAGAAGGATCGCAGCGATCGCTCGGCCTTCTATTCGAAAGGCGAGAGTTTGCAGCAGGCGTTGCAGAGCGAGGACTGGGATTTCGTCACGATCCAACAACTGAGCGTGCGGAGTCATGACGTCGAGACGTATCGTCCGTACGCGGCCCAGTTGGCTGATATCATCCATCGCTACGCGCCGCAGGCGAAGCTGTTGGTGCATCAAACATGGGCTTATCGAAGCGATGATCCTCGCTTCCGTCGTTCGCGTAAATCCAATGGCGGACCGACGACGCAGCAGGCGATGTACGAAGGGTTGAGCGATGCGTACCGGACGATTGCTGCCGAGCTGTCGGCGAGCCGGATTCCTGTCGGCGATGCGTTTTGGATCGCCGATAACGATCCCAAATTTGGGTATCGCGCGGCGGAGGACTTCGACGCCGGGAAACTGGAATACCCCGAACTGCCCGCTCAAACGCATTCGCTGCACACCGGATACCGCTGGAACAATCGCGATGGCAAACGAACGCTCGGAATGGATGGCCATCACGCCAACTTGGCGGGTGAATATCTGGGAGCCTGCGTTTGGTTCGAGGGCTTGTTCGCCGAGAGTGCGGTCGGCAACGGATATGTTCCCGAAAAGCTCGACCGCGAGTACGCCGCGTTTTTGCAAACCGTCGCTCACAAGGCGGCTCAGCAAGGTGGCGATGTCGTCCGTGGCATCCCCGCAGAGCCGAAGATGGTGAAAGATCCGTCGCCGCAGCGGTATCAGTTTCGTGTCCGCGCCAGCGAGATCGATTCGCGAACCGGGGAATATCCGGCGATCGGTTTTGTTTCGGGCACCGACGAGAAGCCTGCCGATTTGGAGTTCGCGTCGGTCGATACTCGCGTCGCTCCCAAGGGCAAATTGGCGATCTGGTTGATGGGGCACAACGGCGGACTGTTCGAGCGTTGGAACGAATATGGAATCCATGCGATCGGAGTCAGTTACGCCCGCGGATGGTTCGGCAAGCTAGCTCAGCCCCAACCTTCGGATGCGTATGCCCGCGGACGGATTCGGTTGGAAGCAGCCACCGGATTGGATTTCAGCGATGAATTGGATCTGTTGCCTCCCGATGGAGCCGCCGAGCGAGCGCGTCAATTGTTGTTGTGGTTGTCCAAGGAGAATCCGCAGGGGAACTGGCAGCAGTTTCTGGCCGACGGTGGATCGCGATTGCGTTGGGACAAGATCATCATGACCGGCGCGTCGCACGGCAGCACCACCGCCGCTCGGTTCGCCAAGCATCAACGCGTCGATCGGGTTGTGATGTTGTGCGGGCCGCGAGACCAAGATCAGGATTGGCAGAGCTTGCCCTCGGCCACTCCCGCCAATCGATTCTTCGGGTTCACTCACGTCCTGGATGGCGGTTGGACCGGCGACCATTATTGTCGCTCTTGGGAGATGTTAGGCATGAATGCGTTTGGCCCGATCGTCGACGTCGATTCCACTACGCCTCCCTACGAGAACTCGCGCAGCTTGATCACCGCAGCGGATGTGGGAGGAGACGCAGGCCGCGCCCATGGCTCGGTCACTCCCGGTCGCTCTTCGCCTAAAAACGAAGTCGGCAAATTGAAGTTTGATCCCGTCTGGCGTTATTTGTACACGCACCCCGTCGATGAAGTCGGCGTGGCGACCGAAGAAGATCCCGGTTGCAAACGCGTCCACGTGAAGTACGACTGA
- a CDS encoding M14-type cytosolic carboxypeptidase, whose translation MNPRQLLVPLAFLSLAIAGEQLFADDLLSVAADFEGGSVAEVEIDPAAGSIRFMPGGDPARGWPCWWYFRIDGIQPGQAITLQLRGSTATVGNQPPLGASWAMPKRATYSTDGKTWQQTDPGQRDGHIMTYKLTPDASSVYVAWGPPYTPKTAERLATRLSEASPHVEAMQLCRSREDREVPMLHFHEGTRTAEQRFGVWIQARQHAWESGSSWVAEGFADWLAGDDPQAAWLRQHADVYLVPIMDIDNTATGNGGKNAIPRDHNRDWAAKPHWNEILAAQQKVGELIDQNRMDLFIDLHNPGPGDSTFFFVPSRELLKPQAADSTDDFMELAHQRISSIKPSIPMSNKPRVTGSTYHPLWRQISTNWVSLNGNPNTVSVCLETAWNSPTSTPTGYKAVGENLAIATQQFLAKQPKKP comes from the coding sequence ATGAACCCGCGACAACTTCTTGTCCCGCTTGCCTTCCTGTCGCTTGCGATTGCCGGCGAGCAACTCTTCGCCGACGACCTGCTGTCGGTCGCTGCTGATTTCGAAGGGGGATCGGTTGCGGAGGTCGAAATCGATCCGGCGGCTGGCAGCATTCGATTTATGCCCGGCGGAGATCCCGCTCGCGGTTGGCCTTGTTGGTGGTACTTTCGCATCGATGGTATCCAACCCGGACAAGCAATCACGCTCCAACTGCGTGGCTCGACAGCTACCGTCGGCAATCAGCCACCGCTGGGGGCGTCCTGGGCAATGCCGAAGCGAGCGACCTATTCGACCGACGGCAAAACATGGCAACAAACCGATCCGGGGCAGCGCGACGGTCATATCATGACCTACAAACTCACCCCCGATGCATCGTCGGTGTACGTCGCCTGGGGACCGCCTTACACACCCAAGACTGCCGAAAGACTTGCGACTCGCTTAAGCGAAGCCTCACCGCACGTCGAAGCGATGCAGTTGTGCCGATCGCGCGAAGATCGCGAGGTTCCGATGCTCCACTTCCACGAGGGAACGCGCACGGCGGAGCAGCGCTTTGGCGTCTGGATCCAGGCTCGGCAGCATGCTTGGGAGAGTGGTTCCAGCTGGGTCGCCGAGGGTTTCGCTGATTGGTTGGCTGGCGACGATCCCCAAGCGGCTTGGTTGCGACAACACGCCGACGTCTATCTGGTTCCGATCATGGACATCGACAACACAGCGACCGGCAACGGCGGTAAAAACGCGATCCCGCGCGACCACAACCGCGACTGGGCGGCCAAGCCTCATTGGAACGAAATCCTCGCGGCTCAGCAAAAAGTGGGCGAACTGATCGACCAAAACCGGATGGATCTGTTCATCGATCTCCACAACCCAGGCCCCGGAGATTCGACATTCTTCTTCGTCCCGTCGCGGGAATTGTTGAAGCCCCAGGCTGCGGATTCAACCGACGACTTCATGGAACTTGCTCACCAACGGATCAGCAGCATCAAGCCTTCGATTCCGATGAGCAACAAGCCGAGGGTGACGGGATCGACCTATCATCCACTGTGGCGACAGATCAGCACGAACTGGGTCAGCCTGAACGGCAATCCCAACACAGTCAGCGTCTGCCTGGAAACGGCCTGGAATTCTCCCACCAGCACGCCGACGGGCTACAAAGCTGTCGGCGAAAACCTCGCCATCGCCACGCAACAGTTCCTGGCCAAACAACCCAAGAAGCCGTAG
- a CDS encoding MFS transporter: protein MRGLFFLNGFLYATWATRIPAIQSQFQLSHAALGVALMMVALGAVVAMPTAGWLCSRWGSRRVVAISLLLYIAGLPLVALMPSLTAFFIALLLFGVGHGMLDVSMNVQAVEVERRWQRPINSSIHALWSVGGLSGAIAGSVIGLWGLAAGLHFALVSALLSLAIVPIVTRLLIESSTAASDARDEETGAPSQPRGRNRALLLLGAIAFCIMAGEGAMADWSAVLLNQVLGVSEGLAATGYATFAIAMAAGRFAGDRLSMRLGPMNQVRISGLVALAGLLIVVTSSHLALALLGFAMIGGGFATIVPAVFSACGRLDNVPAGVALATVSTIGYFGFLLGPPLIGFVAELFSLRIALGCLSVTTLAAVLLATTLTPRATATDDNSQHDRCAA from the coding sequence GTGCGTGGATTGTTTTTCCTGAACGGTTTTTTGTATGCGACCTGGGCGACGCGAATCCCCGCCATCCAGTCTCAGTTCCAACTATCGCACGCTGCTTTAGGCGTTGCGTTGATGATGGTGGCGTTGGGAGCTGTCGTTGCGATGCCCACCGCCGGTTGGCTCTGTTCGCGTTGGGGCAGTCGTCGCGTTGTCGCGATCAGCTTGCTGCTCTACATCGCGGGCCTGCCGCTGGTGGCGTTGATGCCTAGCTTGACCGCGTTCTTTATCGCGTTGCTGTTGTTTGGCGTCGGGCACGGCATGTTGGACGTGTCGATGAATGTCCAAGCGGTGGAGGTGGAGCGGCGGTGGCAGAGGCCGATCAATTCATCGATCCATGCGCTCTGGAGTGTCGGCGGATTGTCCGGCGCGATCGCGGGTAGCGTGATTGGACTCTGGGGCCTCGCGGCTGGCCTGCACTTTGCCCTGGTCTCGGCGCTCCTTTCGCTTGCGATCGTACCAATCGTTACCCGCCTGTTGATCGAATCGTCAACCGCCGCATCGGACGCGCGGGACGAGGAAACCGGAGCACCGTCCCAGCCGCGCGGCAGAAACCGGGCCTTGCTCCTGTTGGGCGCGATTGCGTTTTGCATCATGGCGGGGGAGGGCGCGATGGCCGATTGGAGCGCAGTGCTATTGAACCAAGTTCTGGGAGTCAGCGAAGGGCTTGCCGCAACGGGCTACGCGACCTTTGCGATCGCAATGGCGGCGGGACGGTTTGCCGGCGATCGCTTGTCGATGAGGCTGGGGCCGATGAATCAGGTTCGGATCAGCGGGCTCGTCGCGTTGGCAGGGTTGTTGATCGTCGTCACTTCGTCCCATCTCGCGTTGGCATTGTTGGGGTTTGCGATGATCGGTGGCGGCTTTGCAACGATCGTTCCGGCCGTCTTTAGTGCCTGCGGACGGCTGGACAACGTCCCGGCAGGCGTGGCCTTGGCGACGGTATCGACGATCGGCTACTTCGGCTTCCTGTTGGGACCTCCGTTGATCGGATTCGTCGCTGAACTGTTCAGCCTCCGGATCGCGTTGGGATGCCTGTCGGTGACAACCCTGGCGGCGGTTCTGCTGGCGACAACCCTAACGCCCCGCGCCACCGCAACGGACGACAACAGCCAACACGATCGATGCGCCGCATGA
- a CDS encoding HAD-IB family phosphatase yields the protein MSIAVTQSDRFHLDSDTRSELPEPAKGGRAKHYLLASDFDQTLSFNDSGEVLSEMLGLPDFERKVKGLASSHLVQQGGELTYLLLHDPDYRQVRREHLVEAGRRIRLKKNLAPLMDLLDRGIDGHRFTFYVVSASPEEVVRSALEGIVPADRIFGTRLNFDPDSGEISSVAQLTAGYGKVTALDELQSQLGVSWDRIVYVGDGSSDVHVMLHVNRCDGYTIAVSENQHLAPIARRTVLSDNAFSVLIPILEDVMGWTDRTKIRELFEASGLDVQGWEKSQVDRLTILPTDADTRDASSAAAAS from the coding sequence ATGAGTATCGCGGTAACCCAATCCGATCGTTTCCATTTGGATAGCGACACGCGCAGCGAGCTGCCCGAACCGGCAAAGGGAGGACGAGCCAAGCACTATCTGTTGGCCAGCGATTTTGATCAGACACTTAGCTTCAACGATTCGGGGGAAGTTTTGAGCGAGATGCTGGGGCTGCCGGACTTTGAACGCAAAGTCAAAGGACTGGCCAGCTCCCACCTGGTTCAACAGGGGGGCGAACTGACCTATCTGCTGTTGCACGATCCCGATTACCGCCAGGTCCGCCGCGAACACCTGGTCGAAGCGGGACGGCGGATTCGGCTGAAAAAGAACCTGGCTCCTTTGATGGACCTGCTCGATCGAGGCATCGACGGCCATCGGTTTACGTTTTATGTCGTCTCCGCATCGCCGGAAGAGGTGGTGCGGTCGGCGCTCGAGGGAATCGTGCCAGCCGATCGGATCTTCGGCACCCGGTTGAACTTCGACCCCGATTCGGGCGAGATCAGCTCGGTCGCCCAATTGACGGCGGGCTACGGCAAGGTGACCGCCTTGGACGAACTGCAATCGCAGCTGGGAGTCAGCTGGGACCGGATCGTCTACGTCGGCGACGGCAGTTCCGATGTCCATGTGATGCTGCACGTCAATCGCTGCGACGGGTACACGATCGCGGTTTCCGAAAACCAACACCTTGCCCCGATCGCCCGCCGGACGGTTCTGAGCGACAACGCCTTCAGCGTTTTGATCCCGATTCTGGAAGATGTGATGGGCTGGACCGATCGGACGAAGATTCGCGAGCTGTTCGAAGCGAGCGGGTTGGATGTCCAGGGTTGGGAAAAATCGCAAGTCGATCGGCTGACGATTCTGCCGACCGATGCCGACACCCGAGATGCGTCGTCCGCGGCTGCCGCCTCGTGA
- a CDS encoding GntR family transcriptional regulator, whose product MADTKYRQIADELLADITAGKFQPTGRLPSETQLVRRFDVSRPTAARALRELQNQGLIERRAGSGTFVRQQAAVVEEGQRVIGLLAPEIGSTEILEVICGDIARLARLHDCALLWGREGVHPNVNEAFADPTNAQSVTVGADPIEASRQLCDAFIQRGVPGVFFVPLEHHPDSQNLNFRITDRLRQAGIAVVLVDRDIHPFPQRSEFDLVGIDNFAAGFTAASHLLKLGCNGLLFLAPPQTAPTIAQRIAGAREAVISQEPSARPLQVARFEPDDVDEIEKLIARFRLVADASAADARDPLDAIICSNDRVAATLMQTLAKLGIEVPRDIRLIGFDDVKYAQLLTVPLTTIRQPCRDIAMVAFRSMLDCIEKVVVPPRQYLLASQLIVRESCGAYMKPQPM is encoded by the coding sequence GTGGCCGATACAAAGTACCGTCAAATCGCCGATGAATTGCTCGCCGACATTACAGCTGGGAAGTTCCAACCCACCGGTAGGTTGCCAAGTGAAACGCAGCTTGTCAGGCGTTTCGACGTCTCGCGTCCGACCGCCGCCCGGGCCCTTCGCGAGCTGCAGAATCAGGGGCTGATCGAACGGCGAGCCGGTTCGGGAACGTTTGTCCGTCAGCAGGCGGCGGTGGTCGAAGAGGGGCAACGAGTGATCGGGCTGCTGGCGCCGGAGATCGGTTCGACCGAGATCTTGGAAGTCATCTGCGGCGACATCGCGCGACTCGCCCGGCTGCATGACTGTGCCTTGCTGTGGGGCAGGGAAGGAGTGCACCCCAACGTCAACGAAGCCTTTGCCGATCCGACCAACGCCCAATCGGTGACCGTTGGTGCCGATCCGATCGAAGCTTCGCGACAGCTGTGCGACGCGTTCATTCAGCGGGGTGTTCCGGGAGTCTTTTTTGTTCCGCTGGAGCACCATCCCGACAGCCAAAACCTAAATTTCCGAATCACCGATCGATTGCGGCAGGCGGGGATCGCTGTCGTCTTGGTCGACCGCGACATCCATCCCTTCCCGCAGCGCAGCGAATTCGATCTGGTCGGGATCGATAATTTTGCCGCTGGATTTACCGCGGCATCACATCTATTGAAGCTCGGTTGCAACGGGCTGCTGTTTTTGGCGCCGCCGCAAACGGCACCGACCATCGCTCAACGAATCGCCGGAGCGCGGGAGGCGGTGATCTCCCAAGAGCCGTCCGCCCGCCCGCTGCAGGTTGCCCGGTTCGAACCGGACGACGTCGATGAGATCGAAAAACTGATCGCCCGGTTCCGTTTGGTGGCCGATGCGTCGGCCGCTGACGCTCGCGATCCACTGGACGCCATCATCTGTTCCAACGACCGCGTTGCCGCCACGTTGATGCAAACGCTGGCGAAGCTGGGGATCGAAGTGCCCCGCGACATCCGGCTGATTGGATTCGACGACGTGAAGTATGCGCAACTGCTGACCGTCCCGCTGACAACTATCCGGCAACCGTGCCGCGACATCGCGATGGTCGCCTTCCGATCGATGCTCGACTGCATCGAGAAGGTGGTGGTGCCGCCGCGTCAGTACCTGTTGGCAAGCCAATTGATCGTCCGCGAATCGTGCGGAGCCTACATGAAACCGCAGCCAATGTGA